The following proteins are co-located in the Bacillus pumilus genome:
- the dxr gene encoding 1-deoxy-D-xylulose-5-phosphate reductoisomerase, with protein MKYISLLGATGSIGEQTLDVIRQHHDKFKLKAMTFGRNVDKAIPIIERFQPEFVGCLDEETYRTLKSHSFEYDVKMAAGDEANIEAATYDAVDVVVNALVGSVGLVPTLKAIEQKKTIALANKETLVTAGHIVKEYAKKYDVPLLPVDSEHSAIFQCLQGEQAKNIERLIVTASGGSFRDKKRTELEGVTVEEALNHPNWSMGAKITIDSATMMNKGLEVIEAHWLFDIPYDQIDVLLHKESMIHSMVEFHDKSVMAQLGTPDMRVPIQYALTYPDRAPLKEAKSLNLWEIGQLNFQKADFDRYRCLHFAYESGKIGGTMPAVLNAANEIAVDAFLKGKVTFLQIEELIEKALIRHHVISKPSLQDIHEVDKDTRNFVQSILT; from the coding sequence TTGAAATATATTTCGCTATTAGGCGCAACAGGATCAATTGGAGAACAAACATTAGATGTGATCAGGCAGCACCATGATAAATTTAAGCTGAAAGCCATGACGTTTGGCAGAAATGTAGATAAGGCTATTCCTATCATTGAGCGTTTTCAGCCTGAATTCGTCGGGTGTTTAGACGAAGAGACCTATCGCACGCTAAAAAGTCATTCATTTGAATACGATGTCAAGATGGCTGCAGGTGATGAAGCCAACATCGAGGCAGCGACCTATGATGCAGTGGACGTTGTGGTCAATGCACTTGTAGGAAGTGTTGGGCTTGTTCCAACATTAAAGGCCATTGAACAAAAAAAGACGATTGCACTCGCAAATAAGGAAACACTTGTGACAGCTGGTCATATAGTAAAAGAGTACGCCAAAAAATATGATGTACCTTTACTTCCTGTCGATAGTGAGCACTCCGCTATTTTCCAATGCCTGCAAGGTGAACAAGCTAAAAACATTGAACGTTTAATCGTGACAGCTTCAGGTGGTAGTTTCCGAGATAAAAAGCGAACTGAACTTGAAGGTGTTACGGTTGAAGAAGCGCTGAATCATCCGAACTGGTCAATGGGAGCAAAAATTACAATTGATTCAGCGACCATGATGAATAAAGGGCTCGAGGTGATCGAAGCGCATTGGTTGTTTGACATACCATATGATCAAATTGATGTGCTGTTACATAAAGAGAGCATGATCCATTCGATGGTAGAATTTCACGACAAAAGCGTCATGGCTCAATTAGGTACACCTGACATGAGAGTGCCCATTCAATATGCACTCACTTATCCTGACAGGGCGCCATTAAAAGAAGCGAAATCATTGAACCTTTGGGAGATTGGACAACTAAATTTCCAAAAAGCGGATTTTGACAGGTATCGCTGCTTACATTTTGCTTATGAATCAGGTAAAATAGGAGGGACAATGCCTGCTGTGCTCAATGCAGCAAATGAAATTGCAGTGGATGCATTTCTAAAAGGCAAAGTGACGTTCCTGCAAATTGAAGAATTGATTGAAAAGGCACTAATTAGACATCATGTGATTTCAAAGCCTAGTTTGCAAGATATCCATGAAGTGGACAAAGATACACGAAACTTTGTTCAATCAATCCTCACATAA
- the rseP gene encoding RIP metalloprotease RseP, with protein MFVNTVIAFIIIFGTLVFFHELGHLIMAQRAGILCREFAIGFGPKIFSFKRKETVYTIRLLPIGGFVKMAGEDPEVIEIKPGHTVGLLFNEQNEVEKIILNDKEKYPDALVIEVEQIDLDHAMRISGYEAGNEDILTGYNVSQTSFYIADGEEIQIAPYNRQFGSKSVWQRIKAIAAGPIMNFILAYVILVALGFIQGVTVDDPVLGKLTKDGRAAQAGLMQGDEIVSINGDKMNSWTDVVQTVQKNPEKKMNVVIDRDGKESNVQVVPEAVKADGKNIGRFGSYPPTENGFLKVISSSGTTVISTAGLILTNLQKIVTGQFSLDMLAGPVGIYDMTGEVAKQGVLTLMQFAAFLSINLGIVNLLPIPALDGGRLLFLFVEAIRGKPINREKEALVVFIGVAFLMLLMLVVTWNDIQRLFL; from the coding sequence ATGTTCGTGAATACAGTGATTGCGTTTATTATTATTTTTGGAACGCTCGTTTTTTTCCACGAGCTTGGCCATTTAATTATGGCGCAGCGCGCGGGTATTTTATGCCGCGAGTTCGCAATTGGTTTTGGGCCGAAGATTTTCTCCTTTAAACGAAAAGAAACCGTTTATACCATTAGACTTCTACCTATCGGTGGATTTGTCAAAATGGCAGGGGAGGACCCTGAAGTCATTGAAATTAAACCAGGTCATACAGTGGGACTCTTATTCAATGAGCAAAATGAAGTAGAAAAAATCATTTTAAATGATAAAGAGAAATATCCTGATGCACTTGTCATCGAGGTCGAGCAGATTGATTTAGATCATGCCATGAGAATCTCAGGATATGAAGCTGGAAATGAAGATATTCTGACTGGCTACAATGTGAGTCAAACAAGTTTCTATATCGCAGATGGTGAAGAAATTCAAATCGCACCATACAATCGTCAATTTGGTTCGAAATCGGTATGGCAGCGTATTAAAGCCATCGCAGCTGGTCCGATCATGAACTTTATCCTGGCATATGTGATTTTAGTGGCTTTAGGTTTTATTCAAGGTGTAACTGTAGATGATCCTGTGCTCGGTAAGCTCACGAAAGATGGCCGAGCGGCGCAAGCTGGTCTCATGCAGGGGGATGAAATCGTTTCGATTAACGGGGATAAAATGAATTCTTGGACAGACGTGGTTCAAACGGTTCAAAAAAACCCCGAGAAAAAAATGAATGTCGTCATTGACCGAGACGGCAAAGAAAGCAACGTGCAGGTTGTACCAGAAGCTGTGAAAGCAGACGGGAAAAACATTGGCCGTTTTGGGTCATACCCGCCAACGGAAAATGGATTTTTAAAAGTCATTTCATCTTCGGGAACGACTGTGATATCAACGGCAGGTCTGATCTTAACGAACTTGCAAAAAATTGTCACAGGACAATTTTCACTAGATATGCTGGCAGGTCCTGTCGGGATCTATGACATGACAGGAGAAGTAGCCAAACAAGGTGTGTTAACATTAATGCAGTTTGCGGCGTTCCTCAGCATCAACTTAGGAATCGTCAATTTATTACCGATTCCTGCATTAGACGGAGGACGTTTACTTTTCTTATTTGTTGAAGCCATTCGCGGTAAACCAATTAATCGTGAGAAAGAAGCACTTGTTGTCTTCATCGGTGTTGCTTTCCTCATGCTGTTAATGCTAGTGGTTACGTGGAACGACATCCAGCGATTATTTTTATAA
- a CDS encoding proline--tRNA ligase: protein MRQSLTFIPTLREVPADAEAKSHQLLVRAGFIRQNTSGIYHYLPLAHKVIQHIQSIVRKEMEKAGAAELLMPVLQQAEMWQESGRWYTYGPELMRMKDRHGREFALGPTHEEVITSLVRSEVKSYKKLPLTLYQIQSKFRDEQRPRFGLLRGREFIMKDAYSFHSSPESLDDTYNKMFTAYSNVFAKVGLNFRPVIADSGAMGGKDTHEFMALSEVGEDTIAYSDTSSYAANIEMAEAVYQGEEANPADFKELEKIHTPQVKTIQDVAAFLEVAPSACIKSVLFKADDAYVLVLTRGDHEVNDVKVKNLVGAQLVELASREEVLEVIGTEPGFVGPVKLEAEVAIYADLAVKGMTNAVAGANESDYHYVNVNAARDVSVKEFTDLRLIQEGDASPDGEGTIQFAKGIEVGQVFKLGTRYSEAMDATYLDENGRAQPMIMGCYGIGISRTLSAIVEQHHDDKGIIWPETVAPYDLHLLALNMKNEAQKELAETLYERLEDEGFDVLFDDRQERAGVKFADSDLIGLPVRISCGKRSEEGIVEVKFRKSGESHEVSVDELISFIRQA from the coding sequence ATGAGACAATCCCTGACTTTCATTCCAACTCTTCGAGAGGTGCCGGCAGATGCTGAGGCAAAAAGTCATCAGCTATTAGTAAGAGCTGGATTCATTAGACAAAATACAAGTGGAATCTATCACTACCTGCCGCTGGCTCATAAAGTGATCCAGCATATTCAATCCATTGTTCGCAAGGAAATGGAAAAGGCAGGAGCAGCTGAGCTGTTAATGCCAGTGCTGCAGCAAGCAGAAATGTGGCAAGAGTCAGGAAGATGGTATACATACGGTCCAGAACTCATGCGTATGAAAGATCGTCATGGCCGCGAGTTCGCGCTTGGCCCAACGCACGAAGAAGTGATCACATCACTAGTACGCAGTGAAGTGAAATCGTATAAGAAGCTTCCTTTGACACTTTATCAAATTCAATCAAAATTCCGCGATGAACAAAGACCTCGTTTTGGACTGCTGCGCGGACGTGAATTTATTATGAAGGATGCTTACTCATTCCACTCTTCACCAGAAAGTCTTGATGACACATACAACAAAATGTTTACGGCTTACTCTAATGTGTTCGCCAAAGTGGGTCTTAATTTTAGACCAGTCATTGCAGATTCTGGTGCAATGGGAGGAAAAGATACGCATGAGTTCATGGCGCTGTCAGAAGTAGGAGAAGATACAATCGCTTATTCTGATACTTCTTCTTATGCAGCGAACATTGAAATGGCTGAGGCTGTGTATCAAGGAGAAGAAGCAAATCCTGCGGACTTTAAAGAACTTGAAAAAATACACACGCCGCAAGTAAAAACGATTCAAGACGTGGCTGCATTTTTAGAAGTAGCTCCATCGGCATGTATCAAGTCTGTTTTGTTTAAAGCGGATGATGCGTATGTTCTTGTCCTCACTAGAGGTGATCACGAAGTAAATGATGTGAAAGTAAAGAACTTGGTTGGAGCACAGCTTGTAGAGCTTGCTTCACGTGAAGAAGTGCTAGAAGTCATTGGAACAGAGCCTGGATTTGTTGGACCTGTTAAGCTAGAAGCAGAAGTAGCTATTTATGCAGACCTCGCTGTAAAAGGAATGACAAATGCAGTTGCAGGTGCAAACGAATCTGATTATCACTATGTCAATGTCAACGCTGCACGTGATGTATCAGTGAAAGAGTTTACAGATCTTCGCTTGATTCAAGAAGGAGACGCCTCTCCAGACGGAGAAGGCACAATCCAGTTTGCAAAAGGAATTGAAGTAGGACAAGTCTTTAAGCTGGGCACACGTTATTCTGAGGCCATGGATGCAACGTATCTCGATGAAAATGGACGCGCGCAGCCAATGATCATGGGCTGCTATGGCATCGGTATCTCTAGAACCCTTTCAGCTATTGTTGAACAGCATCATGATGATAAAGGCATTATCTGGCCGGAAACCGTTGCGCCATATGACCTTCATCTCCTTGCCTTAAACATGAAAAATGAAGCACAAAAAGAACTGGCTGAAACGTTATACGAGCGCTTAGAAGATGAGGGCTTTGACGTACTTTTTGATGACCGCCAGGAGCGAGCAGGAGTGAAATTTGCAGACAGTGACTTAATTGGCCTGCCAGTTCGCATTAGCTGCGGGAAACGTTCAGAAGAAGGTATTGTAGAAGTGAAGTTTAGAAAATCAGGTGAATCACATGAAGTATCTGTTGATGAACTGATTTCATTTATACGCCAAGCATAA
- a CDS encoding PolC-type DNA polymerase III: MDEQLPITRRQFHILLNQIQMTDDDLSRYFEEGEIVKLTVHKATKTWHFLFKFKALLPYKVYAMFLSRLTNAFSHIAQVTCTIEVNDPHISEELVQSYWSHCVEELQGISPPIISLLQQQKPALSGHKIIIKTKSETEALAIKKKYSPMLQAALKQVGFPELQFDTEIFVSDQEIQKFREQKLAEDQERAMQALTEMEKKESEDQEEAPSGPLMIGYQIKDNEEIRTLDSIMDEERRITVQGYVFDAETRELKSGRTLCIFKITDYTNSILIKMFAREKEDAQLMKSLKKGMWVKARGSIQNDTFVRDLVMIANDVNEMKPQLKEDTAPEGEKRVELHLHSPMSQMDAVTGIGKLVEQAKKWGHEAIALTDHAVVQSFPDAYAASKKHGIKMMYGVEINLVDDGVPIAYNPEHRLLEDATFVVFDVETTGLSAVYDTIIELAAVKIKGGEIIDRFEAFANPHHPLSATTIELTGITDDMVRDAPDVVDVVRDFKEWIGQDILVAHNASFDMGFLNAAYKRLLKTDKASNPVIDTLELGRFLYPEFKNHRLNTLCKKFDIELTQHHRAIYDAEATGYLMLKMLKDAAEKEIAYHDQLNENMGQSNAYQRSRPYHATVIAKNETGLKNLFKLVSLSHIHYFYRVPRIPRSQLEKYREGLIVGSACDKGEVFEGMMQKSPDEVEDIAAFYDYLEVHPPEVYQHLLQLELVRDERALKEIITNIVKLGEKLNKPVVATGNVHYLHPEDKIYRKILISSQGGANPLNRHELPKVHFRTTDEMLEAFSFLGDEKAKEIVVTNTKKVSEMVESIKPIKDDLYTPKIEGADEEIREMSYQMARSIYGDELPKIVEDRIEKELKSIIGHGFAVIYLISHKLVKKSLDDGYLVGSRGSVGSSLVATLTEITEVNPLAPHYVCPSCKHSEFFNDGSVGSGFDLPDKDCPECGAPYKKDGHDIPFETFLGFKGDKVPDIDLNFSGEYQPLAHNYTKELFGEEYVYRAGTIGTVAEKTAYGYVKGYAGDHNLHMRGAEIDRLVQGCTGVKRTTGQHPGGIIVVPDYMDIYDFSPIQYPADATGADWKTTHFDFHSIHDNLLKLDILGHDDPTVIRMLQDLSGIDPKTIPTDDPEVMKIFQGTEPLGVTEEQIGCKTGTLGIPEFGTRFVRQMLEDTKPTTFSELVQISGLSHGTDVWLGNAQELIHNKTCELSEVIGCRDDIMVYLIYQGLEPSLAFKIMESVRKGKGLPPEWEEEMKNNNVPNWYIDSCKKIKYMFPKAHAAAYVLMAVRIAYFKVHHALLYYAAYFTVRADDFDIETMTKGSNAIRAVMDDINSKGLDASPKEKNLLTVLELALEMCERGYHFKKVDLYRSSATEFIIDGDGLIPPFNSIPGLGTNVALNIVRARQDGEFLSKEDLQKRGKVSKTILEYLDRQGCLESLPDQNQLSLF, translated from the coding sequence TTGGATGAACAATTACCGATCACCCGGCGGCAATTTCATATATTACTCAATCAGATTCAAATGACAGATGATGACCTCAGTCGTTACTTTGAAGAAGGTGAAATCGTCAAATTGACGGTGCATAAGGCGACGAAAACGTGGCATTTCCTTTTTAAATTTAAGGCACTTCTGCCTTACAAGGTATATGCAATGTTTCTGAGCAGGCTGACAAATGCATTTTCTCATATTGCACAAGTCACTTGTACGATTGAAGTCAATGATCCGCACATATCTGAGGAGCTTGTGCAATCGTATTGGTCACATTGTGTGGAAGAGCTTCAAGGAATTTCTCCCCCAATCATCAGCTTGCTTCAGCAGCAAAAACCGGCGCTGTCTGGGCATAAAATCATCATCAAAACGAAAAGCGAAACAGAGGCTTTGGCCATCAAAAAGAAGTACAGCCCAATGCTCCAGGCTGCATTGAAACAAGTTGGTTTTCCAGAGCTGCAATTTGATACAGAAATTTTTGTATCAGATCAAGAGATTCAGAAGTTCAGAGAACAAAAGCTTGCTGAAGACCAAGAAAGAGCGATGCAAGCCCTCACTGAGATGGAGAAGAAAGAAAGTGAGGATCAGGAGGAAGCGCCATCAGGCCCTCTGATGATTGGATATCAAATCAAAGACAATGAAGAAATTCGTACGCTAGATAGTATTATGGACGAGGAAAGAAGAATCACCGTCCAAGGCTACGTGTTTGATGCAGAAACGCGCGAGCTGAAAAGCGGCAGAACGCTTTGTATCTTTAAGATCACGGATTATACAAACAGTATTTTGATCAAAATGTTTGCGAGAGAAAAAGAAGATGCCCAGCTCATGAAATCCTTGAAAAAAGGGATGTGGGTGAAAGCAAGAGGAAGCATTCAAAACGATACGTTTGTCAGAGATCTTGTCATGATCGCCAATGATGTCAATGAAATGAAACCTCAGCTCAAAGAAGATACAGCACCTGAGGGTGAAAAGCGTGTTGAGCTTCATTTGCATTCCCCAATGAGTCAAATGGATGCTGTCACCGGCATCGGCAAGCTTGTTGAACAAGCAAAAAAATGGGGGCATGAAGCGATTGCTCTTACAGATCATGCCGTTGTGCAATCCTTTCCAGATGCGTATGCAGCAAGTAAAAAGCATGGCATCAAAATGATGTACGGTGTGGAAATCAACTTAGTCGATGATGGGGTGCCGATTGCATATAATCCAGAGCACCGCTTGTTAGAGGATGCGACGTTTGTCGTATTTGACGTAGAGACAACCGGGCTTTCTGCTGTTTATGATACGATCATTGAGCTTGCAGCAGTGAAAATAAAAGGCGGGGAAATCATTGACCGCTTTGAGGCATTTGCAAATCCTCATCACCCGTTATCAGCAACGACCATTGAGTTAACTGGTATTACCGATGATATGGTCAGAGATGCACCAGATGTCGTTGATGTTGTTCGGGATTTCAAAGAGTGGATTGGACAAGACATCCTTGTTGCGCACAATGCGAGCTTTGATATGGGCTTTTTAAATGCAGCGTATAAACGTCTGTTAAAAACAGATAAAGCATCAAATCCTGTCATTGATACACTTGAACTTGGCCGATTCCTTTACCCGGAATTTAAAAATCACCGGCTGAACACACTTTGTAAAAAGTTTGATATTGAACTCACGCAGCATCACCGCGCCATTTATGACGCAGAAGCGACAGGCTACCTGATGCTGAAGATGCTAAAAGATGCGGCTGAAAAAGAGATTGCCTACCATGATCAACTGAATGAAAACATGGGTCAGTCCAATGCTTACCAGCGCTCACGTCCTTACCATGCGACAGTGATTGCGAAAAATGAAACGGGACTCAAGAATTTATTCAAGCTTGTTTCACTTTCTCATATTCATTATTTCTACCGGGTGCCTCGCATTCCGCGCTCACAGCTTGAGAAATATCGAGAAGGTTTGATTGTTGGGTCGGCTTGTGATAAGGGTGAGGTTTTTGAAGGAATGATGCAAAAGTCGCCTGATGAGGTGGAAGACATTGCAGCATTTTATGACTATTTAGAGGTTCATCCGCCAGAAGTGTATCAGCACCTGCTACAGCTAGAGCTTGTTCGAGATGAACGTGCATTAAAAGAAATTATCACAAATATTGTGAAGCTTGGTGAAAAGCTGAATAAACCGGTCGTGGCGACTGGGAACGTGCACTACCTGCATCCAGAGGACAAAATTTATCGTAAAATCTTAATTTCATCACAGGGTGGTGCCAATCCACTTAACCGTCATGAACTGCCAAAAGTGCATTTTAGAACGACAGATGAAATGCTTGAAGCGTTCTCCTTCTTAGGAGACGAGAAAGCAAAGGAGATCGTCGTGACGAATACGAAAAAGGTATCTGAGATGGTCGAAAGCATTAAACCAATCAAAGATGATCTTTATACACCAAAAATTGAAGGTGCAGATGAAGAAATACGGGAAATGAGCTATCAAATGGCACGCAGCATCTACGGAGATGAATTACCGAAAATCGTAGAAGACCGTATTGAGAAGGAATTAAAAAGTATTATTGGTCATGGCTTCGCCGTCATTTATTTAATCTCTCATAAGCTCGTTAAGAAATCACTAGATGATGGATATCTTGTTGGTTCAAGGGGATCTGTCGGATCATCCCTTGTGGCGACATTAACAGAGATTACAGAAGTGAACCCACTTGCACCGCATTATGTATGCCCAAGCTGTAAGCACTCTGAGTTCTTTAATGACGGATCTGTTGGTTCAGGCTTTGACCTTCCTGATAAAGACTGTCCAGAATGTGGTGCGCCGTATAAAAAAGACGGACATGATATTCCGTTTGAAACGTTCTTAGGTTTTAAAGGAGATAAAGTGCCTGATATCGACTTGAACTTCTCAGGAGAATATCAGCCGCTCGCACATAACTATACAAAAGAGCTGTTCGGTGAAGAATATGTATACCGCGCAGGCACAATCGGTACCGTTGCAGAAAAAACGGCATATGGATACGTGAAAGGCTATGCAGGTGATCATAATCTTCATATGAGAGGCGCAGAAATCGACCGGCTCGTGCAAGGATGTACAGGGGTAAAACGGACAACGGGCCAGCATCCAGGTGGTATTATCGTTGTGCCGGATTATATGGACATTTACGATTTCTCCCCAATTCAATATCCAGCGGATGCGACAGGAGCCGATTGGAAAACGACGCATTTTGATTTCCATTCGATCCATGATAACTTGCTGAAGCTAGATATACTTGGACACGATGATCCAACTGTCATTCGTATGCTTCAGGACTTAAGCGGAATCGATCCAAAAACCATTCCAACAGATGACCCTGAAGTCATGAAAATCTTCCAAGGGACAGAGCCTCTTGGTGTCACAGAAGAGCAAATTGGCTGTAAAACAGGAACACTTGGCATCCCAGAGTTTGGGACAAGATTTGTTCGGCAAATGCTTGAGGATACAAAGCCAACTACCTTCTCAGAGCTCGTTCAGATCTCGGGTTTATCACACGGTACAGATGTATGGCTCGGGAATGCGCAAGAGCTTATACACAATAAAACGTGTGAACTAAGCGAAGTGATTGGCTGTCGTGACGATATTATGGTCTATCTCATCTATCAAGGACTAGAACCGTCACTTGCCTTTAAAATCATGGAATCAGTTCGTAAAGGAAAGGGACTTCCTCCTGAATGGGAAGAAGAAATGAAGAATAATAACGTACCAAACTGGTATATTGATTCTTGTAAAAAGATCAAATACATGTTCCCTAAAGCCCACGCGGCTGCTTATGTATTAATGGCTGTTCGGATAGCTTACTTCAAGGTGCATCATGCGCTTCTGTACTACGCGGCATACTTTACCGTTCGTGCGGATGACTTTGATATCGAAACCATGACAAAAGGATCGAATGCGATTCGAGCTGTCATGGACGATATTAACTCAAAAGGTCTAGATGCATCACCGAAAGAGAAAAACCTATTAACTGTACTAGAGCTTGCACTTGAAATGTGCGAAAGAGGCTACCATTTTAAAAAAGTCGACCTATACCGCTCAAGTGCAACAGAATTTATCATAGATGGAGATGGGTTAATTCCGCCATTCAACTCGATCCCTGGGCTCGGAACGAACGTTGCGCTAAATATTGTACGCGCACGTCAAGATGGTGAATTCCTTTCAAAAGAAGATCTACAAAAACGAGGGAAAGTCTCTAAGACCATTCTTGAATATTTGGATCGTCAAGGCTGCTTAGAATCACTGCCTGATCAAAACCAGCTTTCTTTGTTTTAA
- a CDS encoding glycoside hydrolase family 9 protein, which produces MSSYNYVEVLQKSILFYEAQRSGRLPNNNRLNWRGDSGLEDGKDVGHDLTGGWYDAGDHVKFGLPMAYSAAVLAWTVYEYREAYEEADLLDDMLDQIKWATDYFLKAHTGPNEFWAQVGDGNADHGWWGPAEVMPMSRPAFKIDEHCPGTEVAAQTAAALAAGSIIFKETDASYAAKLLTHAKQLYAFADQYRGEYTDCVTNAQPFYNSWSGYIDELIWGGIWLYLATNEQSYLDQALKAVEEWPKDWDYTFTMSWDNTFFASQILLARITKEKRFIESTERNLDYWTTGLVQNGKVERITYTPGGLAWLDQWGSLRYTANAAFLAFVYADWVSDQEKKNRYETFAIKQTHYMLGDNPLNRSYVVGFGQNPPMHPHHRTAHGSWSNQLTNPPYHRHTLYGALVGGPNAQDQYVDDISDYVSNEVATDYNAAFTGNIAKLVQLFGKGQSKLPNFPPKEKVEDEFFVEAAVMNNDTTSTQIKAILYNRSGWPARSSQTLSFRYYVNLSEVFTKGFTERDIQVTSAYNEGASLSPLTVYDTSSHVYFTEIDFTGVAIFPGGESLHKKEIQFRLSAPNGANIWDASNDYSFQGLTSSMQKTARIPVFDNGALVFGTLPDK; this is translated from the coding sequence ATGTCATCTTATAACTATGTAGAGGTTCTTCAAAAATCAATTTTGTTCTACGAGGCGCAGAGGTCTGGAAGGCTCCCTAATAACAACCGTCTCAACTGGCGGGGTGATTCTGGACTAGAGGATGGGAAGGATGTGGGCCATGACTTAACAGGCGGCTGGTATGACGCAGGTGACCATGTGAAATTTGGACTTCCGATGGCTTACTCTGCAGCCGTGCTTGCATGGACAGTATATGAATACCGAGAAGCTTATGAAGAGGCAGACTTGCTGGATGATATGTTAGATCAAATCAAGTGGGCAACCGATTATTTTTTGAAAGCACATACAGGTCCGAACGAATTTTGGGCGCAAGTAGGTGATGGGAACGCTGATCATGGCTGGTGGGGACCAGCAGAAGTGATGCCAATGAGCCGGCCAGCTTTTAAAATTGATGAACACTGTCCAGGGACAGAAGTAGCTGCACAAACTGCGGCAGCTTTAGCAGCAGGTTCTATCATTTTTAAAGAGACTGATGCGTCATATGCAGCAAAGCTTCTCACACATGCAAAACAGCTTTATGCATTTGCTGATCAATATCGCGGCGAGTATACAGATTGTGTCACCAATGCTCAGCCGTTTTACAACTCATGGAGCGGCTATATTGACGAGCTCATTTGGGGAGGAATATGGCTGTACTTGGCGACAAATGAACAGTCATATTTAGATCAAGCGTTAAAGGCGGTAGAAGAATGGCCGAAAGATTGGGATTATACGTTTACCATGTCGTGGGACAATACTTTTTTTGCTTCACAAATCTTACTCGCAAGAATCACGAAGGAGAAAAGATTTATAGAATCGACAGAGCGTAATCTCGATTACTGGACCACAGGTCTTGTTCAAAATGGAAAAGTAGAAAGAATCACTTATACGCCTGGCGGTTTGGCGTGGCTGGATCAATGGGGGTCACTTCGTTATACAGCAAATGCAGCATTTTTAGCCTTTGTATACGCTGATTGGGTTTCTGATCAAGAAAAAAAGAATCGATACGAAACGTTTGCTATCAAGCAAACACACTATATGCTAGGTGATAATCCGCTAAATAGAAGCTATGTCGTTGGGTTTGGTCAAAACCCGCCGATGCATCCACATCACCGAACTGCACATGGCTCATGGTCTAACCAGCTGACAAATCCTCCATATCATCGGCACACTCTTTATGGAGCGCTTGTTGGGGGCCCTAATGCACAAGATCAATATGTCGATGACATCTCTGATTATGTATCAAACGAGGTAGCGACTGACTATAATGCCGCCTTTACTGGAAATATAGCCAAACTGGTGCAGCTGTTTGGTAAGGGACAATCCAAGCTACCAAATTTTCCGCCTAAAGAAAAGGTGGAGGATGAGTTTTTTGTGGAGGCAGCTGTGATGAATAACGATACAACATCTACTCAGATAAAAGCGATTTTATACAATCGATCAGGCTGGCCTGCAAGAAGCAGTCAAACACTTTCTTTTAGATATTACGTCAATCTTAGCGAGGTTTTTACAAAGGGATTCACTGAAAGAGATATTCAAGTGACGTCAGCCTACAATGAAGGCGCTTCCCTATCTCCGTTAACGGTATATGACACATCATCCCATGTATATTTTACAGAAATCGATTTTACTGGCGTAGCTATTTTTCCTGGAGGAGAATCACTGCATAAGAAGGAAATACAATTTCGATTATCTGCGCCAAATGGTGCGAATATATGGGATGCCTCAAATGATTATTCCTTTCAAGGGTTAACATCCAGTATGCAAAAAACAGCGAGGATTCCCGTCTTTGACAATGGTGCTTTAGTATTTGGCACGCTTCCAGACAAATAA